The DNA sequence AGATTGAAATCATCAACGTCATCATGTTTGACTCCACTGATGTCTTTTTCAGAGAAGATCAGCCCATCTGAGAGCTTCTGTGTAAAACTCTTCAACCACAAACCAACATCTCCACTGTTGACTTGAACATGTTCAGTAGATTCACGTGCTGCTTCCATGATCTTCTGCTGCAGgactttaatgttttctttcattttgggtaaaacactttcattgaaCTTCTCAGCAATATACTGACAGACTTCATCTCTGATGAAACTCTTGAAGTGATCTCTAGGAGTTTTAATGTAGTTCATGTATTTGTCAAAATCCTGCTTTTCAGTCAGTGTCTTCAGGATGTGTTTCTCCAGATTTGATCTGTTTCCATTCAGTGATGGACAATTTGATCTAATTTCATCTGCCAAATCTCTGGCAGTCTTCTTGGAGACATTCTGTTCAATGGGCTCTTTGAGTTTTTGACAGATGATCTCACCAAAAATAACAGCTGATGTTGTTCCTTGGCAGTATTTCTGGAAAATACTATAGTACTCTTCTCTTTTCttcttaatatatatttcaggaTCATTGGCATCTCTGAACAGTTTGTGTTGGTCATTGATCATCTTCTTTGCTCTTTTACAGATGGAATAAACCAAATCTATGAAAAATTCATTCTTTAACTCATATTTATCTATTCTTTCCTTATGCTCTGTAGTGTTGATATAATATGCGAGTTGTTGAATGTAACTGATGTTGTAGCCCAtctttgaaatgttaaatgacTGAATCATTGTGTCTGTATGCTGAAGAACATCTGTTACTAATGATCGTATTTTGATTTCTTCTTCTTGAGACAAAGTTTGAGTAGATCTCTTAAAAgacccactttttttttttttattcccactttttgtgggatttttgaaaataacataATCTGAATAACTCGGCAAAGTGAAAATATCTCTGTTGCCCTTCCAGTGACCAACAGGAGCACTTTCATAGATGTCAGTGAGGACTTTTCTGACATCCCTCATTATGTCAATGTCTTTGATTGCAGGAGTGTCTGTGATGATCCTCTTCACACATTGTTTCCAGAACGAGTCAAACTCTTTCTTGAGTGTTTTTTCAtcttttgctttgtctttgAGTTTTAAAGCAAGTTCTTTGCTCTTTTCATAGAGAGAGTTTTCAAGATGTTTTCTCTGAGCATCAATGTTTTTCTTGACGTCTCGCTGCTGAAGAATCTCATTTAATTTCCTCTTTGTTTCTTTCACAATGTTTTCCTCAAGATCtttgattttgatttcaaatgatGTTTTCCACTGAATCAGTATATCTGCATATGTGCTTGCCTCAAAGAATTCTGACATAGATTTTTTCACCTCTTCACTTGGTTCACTTAGTTCTCTATGAATATCAGTTTCCTCAACCTCATGAATTGtttcattttctattttgttATGTAGTTTGTTCTCAGTTTCCATCATGGCACTGCGAAGACGCCAGGACCACTTGCTGTATTCTGTCTCCAGTTTCCTGTAGGCTGAAATTTCAAGAGTATTTCTGAAGCTGAAGACGAATCCTTCATTCAGTAAAGCCTCCCAGAGAGCTATAATATGATCTTTGAAGTCTTTCAGTATCATTCCATGTGATTCTGAGGCATGAGTTTTAATAGTTTCCTTTAATTCTTGAATGTTGTCACAGTACTTTGGGTTTGGTGGTGCCATGGGTGGGTTTCCCTCCCAGAGCTGAGCGAAATACTTCACATCTTTCTGAATATTAAATCTAATGACATCACTGAAACATTCTGCATCATAGACTTCCTCTTCAGCAGCGAGTTTTGTCATCTCATCCAGTGTCTCCAGCAGTCGTCTCCTTCCCTCCATGATTTTCTCTCCAGCAGTGACGTCTGAAACGTTctgatgcacaaacacacagctgggATTCAGTCTGACCTCCTTTATCCTCAGAAAGGCCTGAACAACAATCTGAAGAATGTCCTGCATCTCAGCTGGATTTTCTCCAAAGATGTTGATCAATGTCAGATTTGCAAGACCAACAACAAATGTGGCCAATTCATTGTCGTGATTTCTTGTGGATCTCCCAGAAATTTCTAGAGCTCGAAGACCCTCAGTATCAACAACCAGAATATAGTCAAAGTTCATCTGTGTTTTCATCTCATCTGACACTCTGAGCAGCTGCATGAAAGCTCCTCTGGTGCACCTGCCAGCACTGACGGCAAACTGGAGTCCAAACATGGCATTCAGCATGGTGGATTTCCCAGAGCTCTGAATCCCTAAAACTGACAGCACAAAGACTCTCTGGTCTCCTAGTTTCTGGATGAGTTCATCTAGAACAGCAGAGATCCAGGTTACAGGAACATGAGCAGCATCTCCATCCATCAGCTCCAGTGGAAATCCAGAGATCATCATCTCTGCTGCAAGACTCGGGAGGGAACGGAAGTTAAACAGTTTGTCTTTCTTGTTCTTCTTCACAGATTCACATGATTTACATGATTCATAGATCTGACTGATCTCCCTCATGATGTGCTCCAAACCAAAGGTTGCAGCTTGAAGATCCTCAGATGTTCTCTCAAGTTCAGTTTGTTTAGCAGCGAGTTGTTCagaatttttcagttttaaaactGTTGACCATGTTTCATTGTACTTGCAAAGTAAAGCAGAAAGATCTGCTGAAATATATTCATCCAATAAGATTCTAAGCCAATAAAggaaaaacatgttattttcACCATGCGAGTTCATTTCTTTAATGAAGAGCTTCATAAACTCACTTAAATCAGATTCATGCTGCTGTTGACGGATTTTTTTCATCTCGGTTTGTTTTTTACTGATTTCCATTTCTAGATCATCTCCTTGAGGTCGATGTAGTTCTTTGTTCTTCTGACACCACTCATGCCACAGTTTCCCCTGACAGGGCAGGAATTTTACTTTGATATCTCTCAACTCGTTTTTCTCCAGTAAACTCATCATCTGCTGTGCTGCTTCTCTGCCTCTCCTGCAGTCAGCATCCTCTTCCTCATCTACTCTGATGTCTGAATCTTTGGACACATCTTCAAGTCTGAAAGTGGAAGATGAATCTGAGAGACAATCATTTATAGCTCTTCTGAGCTCTTCAGACACATCTGCCTGATTTCTGTCTTTCCAACCAATTTTGTATTTTCCTTTCCGTGTCTTAATGACAGTAGTGTCTTCCTCAGTAAAAAGGCAAACGAGTGGCTTTAAGTCCTTGTACAGGTTTTcaaattttgtgtttctttcatTCCGGTCCAGTCGTGGTAGAAGAACAACATTGACTGAGGCCATTTCAGTGAGGATCTGCAGCTGTTTCTCATGGTCTCCTGCATCACCGTGTAGATTACAGAACGCAACACAGTCAGTGAATTTATCATCATTTGTTCCAGAAGGGCAGAACCAGGCAATCTCCACCACTCCATCCATCAGTTCTCTGGTTCTGCTGCTGCCTTGGCAGTTCCTGTGGAAGAACGTGTTGTGTTTCTCATTGATCAGATCATTCATCAGCTGAGATTTGGATGAAGACACAGAGCCaaacctgaagaaaaaaacCATTGGAGTTTGTGCCTTGTAGATCGGCTGGGTTTGACTGATGTTTTCATTGTTGGTGTTTCTCATCTTCCAGCTCTTGATGATTTGTCTGAATGTCCAGAGAGGAAACTCAATCTGTTGTGTGTCTGGATCAGGAACAAGCAGAGGCAGAGCATACTGACACTGGGACAGTTTAGTGACCATCAGCTGCTTCAGGAAACCATCAGCACAATGAAACACGGCCATCTGAACATCCATCGGATCGATTTGTTCATATTGACTTTTTCCTTTGTTTGACAAAGAAAGTTCATTGTACATATCACTATTGTTCTCAGTTGAGTCATTATCTCTTTGTTTTGTGTGATTCTGTTCACTGGTCTTATTAGCAGTAATGTTTCTTGCTTTGTAGTTCATCATCAGTAGTTTTCTTATGAAAGTGTGAATCAGATCTTCTTCAGCACAAGACTCATGGAACTGTAATG is a window from the Onychostoma macrolepis isolate SWU-2019 chromosome 03, ASM1243209v1, whole genome shotgun sequence genome containing:
- the LOC131537169 gene encoding interferon-induced very large GTPase 1-like; this encodes MDCGTTEISQETKKMNVFHKLNIGDSKQIRAADVLQITEHSLQFHESCAEEDLIHTFIRKLLMMNYKARNITANKTSEQNHTKQRDNDSTENNSDMYNELSLSNKGKSQYEQIDPMDVQMAVFHCADGFLKQLMVTKLSQCQYALPLLVPDPDTQQIEFPLWTFRQIIKSWKMRNTNNENISQTQPIYKAQTPMVFFFRFGSVSSSKSQLMNDLINEKHNTFFHRNCQGSSRTRELMDGVVEIAWFCPSGTNDDKFTDCVAFCNLHGDAGDHEKQLQILTEMASVNVVLLPRLDRNERNTKFENLYKDLKPLVCLFTEEDTTVIKTRKGKYKIGWKDRNQADVSEELRRAINDCLSDSSSTFRLEDVSKDSDIRVDEEEDADCRRGREAAQQMMSLLEKNELRDIKVKFLPCQGKLWHEWCQKNKELHRPQGDDLEMEISKKQTEMKKIRQQQHESDLSEFMKLFIKEMNSHGENNMFFLYWLRILLDEYISADLSALLCKYNETWSTVLKLKNSEQLAAKQTELERTSEDLQAATFGLEHIMREISQIYESCKSCESVKKNKKDKLFNFRSLPSLAAEMMISGFPLELMDGDAAHVPVTWISAVLDELIQKLGDQRVFVLSVLGIQSSGKSTMLNAMFGLQFAVSAGRCTRGAFMQLLRVSDEMKTQMNFDYILVVDTEGLRALEISGRSTRNHDNELATFVVGLANLTLINIFGENPAEMQDILQIVVQAFLRIKEVRLNPSCVFVHQNVSDVTAGEKIMEGRRRLLETLDEMTKLAAEEEVYDAECFSDVIRFNIQKDVKYFAQLWEGNPPMAPPNPKYCDNIQELKETIKTHASESHGMILKDFKDHIIALWEALLNEGFVFSFRNTLEISAYRKLETEYSKWSWRLRSAMMETENKLHNKIENETIHEVEETDIHRELSEPSEEVKKSMSEFFEASTYADILIQWKTSFEIKIKDLEENIVKETKRKLNEILQQRDVKKNIDAQRKHLENSLYEKSKELALKLKDKAKDEKTLKKEFDSFWKQCVKRIITDTPAIKDIDIMRDVRKVLTDIYESAPVGHWKGNRDIFTLPSYSDYVIFKNPTKSGNKKKKSGSFKRSTQTLSQEEEIKIRSLVTDVLQHTDTMIQSFNISKMGYNISYIQQLAYYINTTEHKERIDKYELKNEFFIDLVYSICKRAKKMINDQHKLFRDANDPEIYIKKKREEYYSIFQKYCQGTTSAVIFGEIICQKLKEPIEQNVSKKTARDLADEIRSNCPSLNGNRSNLEKHILKTLTEKQDFDKYMNYIKTPRDHFKSFIRDEVCQYIAEKFNESVLPKMKENIKVLQQKIMEAARESTEHVQVNSGDVGLWLKSFTQKLSDGLIFSEKDISGVKHDDVDDFNLLEDVIRQELPDIMSEVSIRFNTKTFPANLDYKFRPDELLIDHFCQCCWVQCPFCGAICTNTIETHDGDHSVPFHRNIGLNGWYYNGTTNLCINICTSSVSSNGHFYPNKSDDTVPWKEYRTAGGVFAKWSITPDQSELPYWKWFVCRLQKDLEKYYNKTFKGSGKIPEEWRKYTKQEAIESLNKYI